A stretch of DNA from Brachyspira pilosicoli:
TTTTACAATAAATTCTCCATTATTTGTAATATTTATATATAAATTTTAATTTTTATTAAAAAGTTTTATATGTATAAAAAAATTGCAAATAAAAAACATAATATATTCCATAATATTTTATTTTTCTTAATTTCACAAAAATCATATTGATAAAAATAATTCTTTATTTACAATTATTATTATATATAGGTTTTACTTATATATAATATATAAAAAATGGAGGTGATTTTATGGACGTTTCTGCCTACAATTCTTATTCTACAGCTGCATTAAAACAAGATGTTTCTTTGAGCATGATAAGAAAATCTACAGATATGCAAGCTCAAGCTATAGACAAAATCATGTCTAGTGCAATTCAGCCTCAAGCTATATCAGAGCCTATGAGACCTGGTGTTGGTGAAAGATTGAATGTATATGCATAAAATCAAAAAAATAAGGGCTGCTATTGTTATAGTAACCCTTTATATTTTTAAATATTTACCGCATAAGAGAGTACTCCATTAACTATTTCCTCTCTCACCTTTCCGCTTTCAACTAACTTTTTTAGTAATTCGCTTACCCTTTTTTCATCTTCATTAAAACTAATAGCTATCATATGAACAGTATCAGGCTGCCTCATTAAAAAATTCACTATATCTTCTTCAGTAATTTTTTTAGTGTTTCCTTTTGCCTTATCTGACACACTAGGAACATCTATTTCAATACTGCAATTTGCTTCAAAATATTTTTTAGTATTCTCCATCTCTTCATCGCTTAATGCCTTAGCTTTTTCATTAGCCGTTCTTCTTGTAGCTGTAACAAGCTGAACTTTATCAGGTTTTATTTTGTTTACTATTTTTATTATATCATCAAGCTCTTCTTCACTGTCATTAATTCCTTTAAGTAAAAATACCTCAAGCCAATACTCCCCCTCAAAAACTCTTCTAAACTCTATAAGCCCATTAACCATTTTATCAAAATCAATTTCCTTATTAGGCTGGTCTATTAACCTAAAAGTGTCAATATTACCAGCATCAAGAGAAGGTATAATTAAATCAGCCATAAGCAAATTAGAACGCATTTCTTGTTTATATAAAAGTGAACCATTTGTTATAATGCATACAGGAATATCAGTTATCTGTTTGATTTCATAAATTAACTTTTTTAAATCTTTATATAGTGTAGGCTCTCCAGAACCAGCAAATGTTATATAGTCAATGTTTTTATTATTAAGCAAAGCCTCTTTTAATTCGTATATTATTTCATCAACAGAATAATAATTAGCAAGATTAGTCTTTGTATTTTCCTCAGAACCTAACTGACAATATATACAATTATAAGAGCAGGTTTTATGAGGTATAACATCTATCCCTAAAGAATTACCAAGTCTTTTTGAAACCACTGGTCCGAATACTCTTTTTGTTTTTAATTTTGATTTATTTTGATTAAGAAGCAAAGGCTCTTTAGTTTCTTTTTTGGTATTGTCGTATCTTTCTTCATTTGCCTTATAGAATGCATTTGTTACTTTATCAAGAAGTTCTCCATCTAAACTAAATACTGACAAAGCGAATATTTCTGGCTCTTCATAATGAGTCTCTTTATTGTTTTTATATTCTTTTTTTATAATCTTTTCTATAGCTTTTACTTTTTCTTTTATTTCATCTTCTTCAAGCATATCAGTTTTATTTAATACTATTATAGACTTTTTCTTTATCAATTCTTTACTATACTGTTTTAATTCATTTCTAAGTTTTTTATAAGTATCAACAACATCTTCATCGGTTAAATCTATAACAAAGCATAAAGCTCCAGTTCTTTCAATATGTCTTAAAAAAGTAAGTCCAAGCCCTGCCCCTTCACTAGCTCCTTCTATGATACCTGGAATATCAGCTATAACGAAACTTCTCTCATAGTCTAAATAACATACACCCAAATTCGGAGTAAGTGTCGTAAAAGGATATGATGCTATTTTTGGATTAGCACGAGTGAGTCTTGCAAGTAAGCTTGATTTGCCAGCATTGGGCATGCCAACAAGACCAATATCGGCTATAAGTTTAACTTCTAATCTTATATTAAGCTTTTCACCGTCTAAACCATGCTGAGCATAGTCTGGTGCTTGATTGGTAGCAGTAGCATAAAACTTATTGCCTTTGCCTCCTTTACCGCCTCTTGCAACAGTAAAGCTTTGTCCATCTTCAAGTAAATCAGCTAATATATTATTTGTATCATCATCATAAATAACTGTGCCTATAGGAACTCTTATAACAACATCATCGCCCTTTTTTCCATCGCTAAGTCTTGCTCTTCCTGGCTCTCCGTCTCTTGCCCTAAATCTTTTTCTGCTTTTTATCTTTCCAAAACTGTTTATCCTCGCATCAACTCTTACTATAACATCTCCGCCTTCTCCTCCGTTTCCGCCGTCAGGCCCTCCCATGGGGACATGTGCCTCACGTCTGAAGCTTACACATCCTGCTCCTCCATGCCCTGCCTCTATTTCAAAATTTACTACATCTATAAATTGTTCCATTTTTATATTACCTATCTTTTTATACTATATTTTGATAAGAAATTATTATATTATAAAATAACTTTTTATCAATCTAAAAAAAGATACATTATTACAAGTATTGATTTTTTTATTATTATGTATATAATACACTATACATATATATGGTATATTAAATGAACAATACATTATCATTAATTATATTATTAATAGCTATTTTTATAATAATAACTTTTGTAAAGAAAATAATATTTATCATCATAAGCAAAGGTAAATATAAAAACATAAAACTTGACGAAGCTATAGAGTTGTATAAAAATAATAAAAATGTTGGACTAATAGATGTGAGAAGCTATCAGGAAGTACAATATAGCGGATACATAAAAAATAGTATAAACATAGCTTTAGATGACAGCGATTTTAATAATAAAATGTCTAAATTAGATAAAGATAGAGAATATATAGTTTACTGTGCAAGCGGTTCAAGGTCTTCTATGGCTTGCATGCGTATGTATAAATTGGGTTTTACAAAAATATATAATCTCACATATTCAGGATATTTAGCTCTAAATAATGCTTTAAAAAAATAGTTTTCAGTTCTTTTTTATAGTCCTTAAATTGACAATTATTTTATTTTATGTATATTAATTTTATGGAGCGAGCATGAGAAAGATATATATTTTTTTATTTTTAATTTTTGGTTTATCAGTTTATGGTCAGAACTTTAATTTACTCAATAAAAATACAGAAGCTATAATTAGTTTTAGCCTATCAACTAATGACAATAAAATTACAGTGAAAGCAAGTATTCCAGATGGTTATTACGCATATTTAGAATCAAGCATAGCAAATAAAATATTATTTTTTGCAGATAATAAAGAAATAAATACAACATACCCAAAAGGTGAAAAATATCATGATGATATTATAATAAAAGGCGAACAAGAGTTTATATTAAAAGATATTGATATAAATAAAATTAACTTTATAAAATCAACTTATCAATTATGCTCAGCAAAAGATAATATATGTTTACAACCTCAAAGTAAAGTAATATACGGTGAAGAAATTGATATACCTGATAATGCAAATATTATAACAGATGAAAAACCAGAGAATGCAAGCTCTATAGAAAACTATATAAAAGGAAACAATAATATATTTATAACATTAATTTTAATATTTGCGGCAGGACTTGCATCTGTGCTTTTGCCTTGCACATATCCTTTGCTTTCTATAACAGTGTCTATTTTAGGAACAACAACAGACGAAAAGAACAATAAAAAATCAAGCGTATTAGCCTCACTTTTATTTGCCTTAGGTGTAATAACAACATACACTCTTTTGGGTGCTATAGTTTCTGTGGCTGGATTTGCTTTTCATAAAACTATACTCTTTGGAAGTATTGGATATAACCCTATAGTGTTAACAATATTAGTACTACTATTTTTATACTTTACTTTTTCAATGGCAGGATTTTATGAAATTAAAGCTCCTTCATTTTTACAGTCTGCAAAAACAAATGCATACAGTAAAAAAAATCAATCAATATTCCATAAATATATAATGGGACTTCTTGCAGGAATAGTTGCCACTCCTTGTGCTGCTCCTATAATAGCGGTTATATTGGAAATAGGTTTTCTTAATCCTGTATTCGCTACTCTATACATGGCTGTTTATGCTTTGGGTTTCGCTTCTGTATTATTCATTCTTGGTACATTCGCTTCAATACTTACAAAAATGCCTAAGGCTGGAACTTGGATGGTATATGTTAAATATATTTTCACTTTCCTAATGATGATAATAAGTTTCTATTATGCTAATATACTTTTCGGTGTAATTGGATTCAATAAAATAAGCTATATACTT
This window harbors:
- the obgE gene encoding GTPase ObgE, which encodes MEQFIDVVNFEIEAGHGGAGCVSFRREAHVPMGGPDGGNGGEGGDVIVRVDARINSFGKIKSRKRFRARDGEPGRARLSDGKKGDDVVIRVPIGTVIYDDDTNNILADLLEDGQSFTVARGGKGGKGNKFYATATNQAPDYAQHGLDGEKLNIRLEVKLIADIGLVGMPNAGKSSLLARLTRANPKIASYPFTTLTPNLGVCYLDYERSFVIADIPGIIEGASEGAGLGLTFLRHIERTGALCFVIDLTDEDVVDTYKKLRNELKQYSKELIKKKSIIVLNKTDMLEEDEIKEKVKAIEKIIKKEYKNNKETHYEEPEIFALSVFSLDGELLDKVTNAFYKANEERYDNTKKETKEPLLLNQNKSKLKTKRVFGPVVSKRLGNSLGIDVIPHKTCSYNCIYCQLGSEENTKTNLANYYSVDEIIYELKEALLNNKNIDYITFAGSGEPTLYKDLKKLIYEIKQITDIPVCIITNGSLLYKQEMRSNLLMADLIIPSLDAGNIDTFRLIDQPNKEIDFDKMVNGLIEFRRVFEGEYWLEVFLLKGINDSEEELDDIIKIVNKIKPDKVQLVTATRRTANEKAKALSDEEMENTKKYFEANCSIEIDVPSVSDKAKGNTKKITEEDIVNFLMRQPDTVHMIAISFNEDEKRVSELLKKLVESGKVREEIVNGVLSYAVNI
- a CDS encoding rhodanese-like domain-containing protein, with amino-acid sequence MNNTLSLIILLIAIFIIITFVKKIIFIIISKGKYKNIKLDEAIELYKNNKNVGLIDVRSYQEVQYSGYIKNSINIALDDSDFNNKMSKLDKDREYIVYCASGSRSSMACMRMYKLGFTKIYNLTYSGYLALNNALKK
- a CDS encoding putative motility protein, producing MDVSAYNSYSTAALKQDVSLSMIRKSTDMQAQAIDKIMSSAIQPQAISEPMRPGVGERLNVYA
- a CDS encoding protein-disulfide reductase DsbD family protein; its protein translation is MRKIYIFLFLIFGLSVYGQNFNLLNKNTEAIISFSLSTNDNKITVKASIPDGYYAYLESSIANKILFFADNKEINTTYPKGEKYHDDIIIKGEQEFILKDIDINKINFIKSTYQLCSAKDNICLQPQSKVIYGEEIDIPDNANIITDEKPENASSIENYIKGNNNIFITLILIFAAGLASVLLPCTYPLLSITVSILGTTTDEKNNKKSSVLASLLFALGVITTYTLLGAIVSVAGFAFHKTILFGSIGYNPIVLTILVLLFLYFTFSMAGFYEIKAPSFLQSAKTNAYSKKNQSIFHKYIMGLLAGIVATPCAAPIIAVILEIGFLNPVFATLYMAVYALGFASVLFILGTFASILTKMPKAGTWMVYVKYIFTFLMMIISFYYANILFGVIGFNKISYILASAAILVFAVLVYIIKNKSAMLSALEIKIFISVVIISIALGSVYGFIKQKSEVSNMISYTDALEVSKQNNKPILIDFSAVWCANCYELKEKVFVNEELKKFIDDNLIFTEVDVDKYKNISDEYNVKWLPWIIVIDNDKNILYTKNSFSSFDDDMALSIKEDLEKIINK